A genome region from Bacteroides stercoris ATCC 43183 includes the following:
- a CDS encoding DUF6064 family protein — METFWNTIAQYNESTWWAQILITAAGILLTALLYRRPTVWTKRSMKIYMVFLNGWIALVYYAMYCDTRNYHYVLSAFWGTVALIWLWDLFTGYTPFERNPKYPMLAGVLYAMPFLYPLLSWARGMEFPMMTTTVMPCSVAAFTIGLLLAFSRKVNLLVILFLCHWALIAFSKVYVYKIPEDLLLASATVPAIYLFFKNYIAQNLHKETKLSARLMNWFLILMCIVIGVFLSITLFQEVGK; from the coding sequence ATGGAAACATTTTGGAACACCATCGCACAGTATAATGAAAGCACCTGGTGGGCGCAGATTCTCATTACCGCAGCGGGCATCCTGCTGACTGCATTGCTATACCGTCGTCCCACCGTCTGGACAAAACGCTCAATGAAAATATATATGGTATTCCTCAACGGCTGGATAGCGCTGGTGTACTACGCAATGTACTGCGACACGCGCAACTATCACTACGTTCTCTCCGCATTCTGGGGAACCGTCGCATTGATTTGGCTGTGGGATTTATTTACCGGTTACACTCCGTTCGAGCGTAACCCCAAGTACCCTATGCTGGCAGGAGTGCTCTATGCGATGCCCTTCCTATACCCGCTCCTTTCGTGGGCGCGCGGCATGGAGTTCCCGATGATGACGACCACAGTAATGCCCTGCTCGGTAGCCGCATTTACCATCGGACTTCTGTTGGCGTTCTCGCGCAAAGTCAATCTGCTCGTTATCCTCTTCCTCTGCCACTGGGCGCTCATCGCTTTCTCCAAAGTGTATGTGTACAAGATTCCCGAAGACCTGCTGCTGGCAAGCGCCACCGTACCTGCCATCTACCTGTTCTTCAAGAATTACATAGCCCAAAACCTGCACAAGGAAACGAAACTGAGCGCACGTCTCATGAACTGGTTCCTGATTCTGATGTGCATCGTTATCGGGGTATTCCTGAGCATCACGCTCTTTCAAGAGGTAGGAAAATAA